One genomic window of Solanum dulcamara chromosome 12, daSolDulc1.2, whole genome shotgun sequence includes the following:
- the LOC129875763 gene encoding uncharacterized protein LOC129875763, which translates to MGSLAYLGALTRPLAREIQALEALFMKLGILEKGETDGQSERTIQVLEDIMRACVIDFGGHWDRFLPLYEFSYNNSYHSSIKMAPFEELYGRGCRSPKGWFEAEEVEPLGVDLVRDTRDKELQYEEERVTILDRNVRELRTKDINMAKVQWKHRSVEEATWEIEKDMRQVSSTVRRNRSYSTSSRETSSRGVIVFSNSRYVHPIISASPSSAPTPDAAQDVPKWHPSKDAARALQESVGDYILSPITLGGRFQTVSVS; encoded by the exons ATGGGCAGTTTAGCTTATTTGGGGGCCCTTACACGACCCCTGGCTCGagaaattcaggccttggaggCCTTATTCATGAAGCTAGGCATCTTAGAGAAAGGTGAG ACAGACGGGCAGTCAGAAAGGACTATCCAAGTGCTGGAAGATATaatgagggcatgtgtgatagactttgggggacattgggATAGGTTTTTGCCCTTgtatgagttctcctacaataatagctaccactccagtattaAAATGGCACCATTCGAAGAACTGTATGGGAggggatgtaggtctcctaAAGGGTGGTTTGAAGCTGAGGAAGTAGAGCCATTGGGAGTTGACTTAGTGAGGGATACTCGAGACAAG GAACTTCAGTATGAAGAAGAGCGAGTTACAATTCTTGATCGTAATGTACGGGAATTAAGGACTAAGGATATCAATATGGCTAAAGTGCAATGGAAACATCGTTCGgtagaggaagctacttgggagatAGAGAAAGACatgagacaagtatcctcaactgttcGACGAAATAG gTCATATTCAACCAGTAGCAGAGAGACCTCATCTAGAGGAGTGATTGTGTTTtcgaattcaagg TATGTCCATCCTATAATATCAGCTTCACCTTCTTCTGCTCCTACACCTGATGCAGCACAAGATGTGCCTAA GTGGCATCCTTCGAAAGATGCTGCTAGGGCTCTTCAGGAGAGTGTAGGAGACTATATATTGAGCCCTATCACTCTTGGCGGACGATTCCAAACAGTATCTGTCAGTtga